One Chanodichthys erythropterus isolate Z2021 chromosome 10, ASM2448905v1, whole genome shotgun sequence DNA segment encodes these proteins:
- the trpc7a gene encoding short transient receptor potential channel 7a isoform X1: protein MQRRHTTLREKCRRQAVRGPAYMFSERGTSLTEEEERFLDAAEYGNIPVVRKMLEESKTLNVNCVDYMGQNALQLAVGNEHLEVTELLLKKEGLARVGDALLLAISKGYVRIVEAILAHPAFEGGLRLTLSPLEQELRDDDFYAYDEDGTRFSQDITPMILAAHCKEYEIVHILLLKGARIEKPHDYFCKCGECAEKQKQDSFSHSRLRMNAYKGLASAAYLSLSSEDPVLTALELSNELAQLANIETEFKNDYRKLSMQCKDFVVGVLDLCRNTEEVEAILNGDVDQSPPSEHHRPCLSRVKLAIKYEVKKFVAHPNCQQQLLTLWYENLSGLRQTSIGVKCWTVLGVMVGLPFLAIAYWIMPCSKVGQVLRSPFMKFVAHAVSFTLFLGLLVLNASDRFAGVKNLPNETITDHPRQIFRIKTTQFSWTEMLIMKWVLGMIWTECKEVWADGPREYIMHLWNVLNFGMLSVFVASFTARLMAFLRASHAQLYVDLHVTNADLINASLPADVAYFTYARNRWLPSDPQLISEGLYSIAVVLSFSRIAYVLPANESFGPLQISLGRTVKDIFKFMVIFIMVFLAFMIGMFNLYSYYLGAKYNPAFTTVEESFKTLFWSIFGLSEVISVVLKYDHKFIENIGYVLYGVYNVTMVVVLLNMLIAMINHSYQEIEEDSDVEWKFARAKLWLSYFDEGSTLPPPFNLMPSPKSFYYMAQRTKACLVSLCKARVRSNSSQQDMGMANSRSKLHRFRSYQAQEGFTVRNPIKHPTRYQKLMKRLIKRYVLKAQIDSESDEINEGELKEIKQDISSLRYELLEEKSQATEELAELIQELGDKLSKGTKRP from the exons ATGCAGCGCAGACACACCACCCTGAGAGAGAAATGTCGCAGGCAGGCCGTCCGTGGCCCCGCGTACATGTTCAGCGAGAGAGGCACCAGTCTGACCGAAGAGGAGGAGCGTTTCCTTGATGCCGCAGAGTACGGAAACATCCCCGTGGTCCGTAAGATGCTGGAGGAGTCCAAGACTCTGAATGTAAACTGTGTGGACTACATGggccagaatgcattgcagcttGCTGTAGGAAATGAGCATCTGGAGGTCACAGAACTGTTGCTGAAGAAAGAGGGGCTGGCAAGAGTGGGCGATGCCCTGCTGTTAGCCATTAGCAAGGGCTACGTGCGGATAGTGGAGGCCATCCTGGCCCATCCGGCATTCGAAGGCGGTCTCCGTCTGACTCTGAGTCCTCTGGAGCAAGAGCTACGAGATGACGACTTCTACGCATACGATGAGGACGGGACTCGCTTCTCCCAAGACATCACACCTATGATCCTGGCGGCCCACTGCAAAGAGTACGAGATTGTACACATCTTGTTACTCAAGGGGGCTCGCATTGAAAAACCCCACGACTATTTCTGCAAGTGCGGCGAGTGTGCGGAAAAACAGAAGCAGGATTCTTTCAGCCACTCACGATTAAGGATGAACGCTTATAAAGGCCTCGCCAGTGCTGCTTATCTGTCACTGTCTAGTGAAGACCCTGTGCTCACAGCCCTGGAGCTCAGCAATGAGCTGGCACAACTCGCCAACATTGAGACTGAGTTCAAG AATGACTACAGGAAACTCTCCATGCAGTGTAAGGACTTTGTGGTTGGCGTTCTGGATCTCTGCAGAAACACGGAGGAAGTGGAGGCCATTCTGAATGGAGATGTAGACCAGAGCCCTCCGAGCGAACACCACCGGCCCTGCCTTAGCCGGGTTAAACTGGCCATTAAGTATGAAGTCAAAAAG TTTGTGGCTCATCCTAACTGCCAACAGCAGTTACTGACGCTGTGGTACGAGAATTTATCAGGCCTTAGGCAAACGTCAATTGGTGTGAAATGTTGGACAGTGCTGGGAGTGATGGTGGGCTTGCCATTTCTTGCCATTGCATATTGGATTATGCCCTGCAGCAAG GTGGGCCAGGTTCTCCGCAGCCCCTTTATGAAATTTGTAGCTCACGCAGTCTCATTCACCCTCTTTCTCGGTCTTCTTGTTCTCAATGCCTCTGACCGCTTCGCAGGAGTCAAAAACCTTCCTAACGAAACCATCACTGATCATCCGCGGCAAATCTTTCGCATCAAAACCACTCAGTTCTCTTGGACAGAGATGTTGATAATGAAGTGGGTACTGG GAATGATTTGGACGGAGTGCAAGGAGGTTTGGGCCGATGGGCCGCGTGAATACATTATGCATTTGTGGAATGTGTTAAACTTTGGCATGCTGTCGGTCTTCGTGGCATCATTCACTGCGCGGCTCATGGCTTTCCTGCGAGCCTCCCATGCACAGCTGTATGTGGATTTGCATGTGACCAATGCAGACTTGATCAATGCCTCATTACCAGCAGACGTGGCCTACTTCACTTATG CCAGGAACAGGTGGCTTCCCTCAGATCCTCAGCTCATCTCTGAGGGGTTGTACTCCATCGCTGTGGTACTCAGTTTCTCTCGTATCGCCTACGTTCTGCCAGCCAACGAGAGTTTCGGACCCTTACAAATATCCCTTGGGCGCACTgttaaggatatttttaaattcatggTCATATTTATCATGGTCTTCCTTGCCTTCATGATCGGCATGTTTAATTTGTATTCCTACTACTTAGGAGCAAAATACAACCCTGCTTTTACCAC GGTAGAAGAAAGCTTTAAAACGCTGTTCTGGTCCATCTTTGGTTTATCTGAGGTGATCTCTGTGGTCTTGAAGTACGATCATAAGTTCATTGAGAACATTGGTTACGTGCTTTATGGGGTCTATAATGTCACAATGGTGGTGGTCCTGCTTAATATGCTCATAGCCATGATTAACCACTCATACCAGGAAATTGAG GAGGATTCTGATGTAGAATGGAAGTTTGCTCGTGCAAAGCTGTGGCTCTCCTATTTTGATGAAGGCAGCACTCTTCCACCCCCGTTTAATCTAATGCCCAGCCCCAAATCCTTCTATTACATGGCTCAGCGCACCAAAGCATGCCTAGTGAGTTTATGCAAGGCCAGGGTCCGTAGCAACAGCAGCCAGCAGGACATGGGAATGGCCAATTCACGGTCTAAG CTTCATCGGTTTCGATCTTACCAAGCACAAGAGGGATTCACAGTTAGAAATCCCATCAAACACCCCACACGATATCAA AAACTCATGAAGCGCCTCATCAAGCGGTATGTCCTGAAAGCCCAAATTGACAGTGAAAGTGATGAGATCAATGAAG GCGAGTTGAAGGAAATCAAGCAGGACATTTCCAGCCTCCGCTATGAGCTCCTGGAGGAAAAGTCACAGGCCACTGAAGAACTTGCTGAACTGATCCAGGAGCTTGGAGACAAACTCAGCAAAGGAACCAAGAGACCATGA
- the trpc7a gene encoding short transient receptor potential channel 7a isoform X4 translates to MQRRHTTLREKCRRQAVRGPAYMFSERGTSLTEEEERFLDAAEYGNIPVVRKMLEESKTLNVNCVDYMGQNALQLAVGNEHLEVTELLLKKEGLARVGDALLLAISKGYVRIVEAILAHPAFEGGLRLTLSPLEQELRDDDFYAYDEDGTRFSQDITPMILAAHCKEYEIVHILLLKGARIEKPHDYFCKCGECAEKQKQDSFSHSRLRMNAYKGLASAAYLSLSSEDPVLTALELSNELAQLANIETEFKNDYRKLSMQCKDFVVGVLDLCRNTEEVEAILNGDVDQSPPSEHHRPCLSRVKLAIKYEVKKFVAHPNCQQQLLTLWYENLSGLRQTSIGVKCWTVLGVMVGLPFLAIAYWIMPCSKVGQVLRSPFMKFVAHAVSFTLFLGLLVLNASDRFAGVKNLPNETITDHPRQIFRIKTTQFSWTEMLIMKWVLGMIWTECKEVWADGPREYIMHLWNVLNFGMLSVFVASFTARLMAFLRASHAQLYVDLHVTNADLINASLPADVAYFTYARNRWLPSDPQLISEGLYSIAVVLSFSRIAYVLPANESFGPLQISLGRTVKDIFKFMVIFIMVFLAFMIGMFNLYSYYLGAKYNPAFTTVEESFKTLFWSIFGLSEVISVVLKYDHKFIENIGYVLYGVYNVTMVVVLLNMLIAMINHSYQEIEEDSDVEWKFARAKLWLSYFDEGSTLPPPFNLMPSPKSFYYMAQRTKACLVSLCKARVRSNSSQQDMGMANSRSKKLMKRLIKRYVLKAQIDSESDEINEGELKEIKQDISSLRYELLEEKSQATEELAELIQELGDKLSKGTKRP, encoded by the exons ATGCAGCGCAGACACACCACCCTGAGAGAGAAATGTCGCAGGCAGGCCGTCCGTGGCCCCGCGTACATGTTCAGCGAGAGAGGCACCAGTCTGACCGAAGAGGAGGAGCGTTTCCTTGATGCCGCAGAGTACGGAAACATCCCCGTGGTCCGTAAGATGCTGGAGGAGTCCAAGACTCTGAATGTAAACTGTGTGGACTACATGggccagaatgcattgcagcttGCTGTAGGAAATGAGCATCTGGAGGTCACAGAACTGTTGCTGAAGAAAGAGGGGCTGGCAAGAGTGGGCGATGCCCTGCTGTTAGCCATTAGCAAGGGCTACGTGCGGATAGTGGAGGCCATCCTGGCCCATCCGGCATTCGAAGGCGGTCTCCGTCTGACTCTGAGTCCTCTGGAGCAAGAGCTACGAGATGACGACTTCTACGCATACGATGAGGACGGGACTCGCTTCTCCCAAGACATCACACCTATGATCCTGGCGGCCCACTGCAAAGAGTACGAGATTGTACACATCTTGTTACTCAAGGGGGCTCGCATTGAAAAACCCCACGACTATTTCTGCAAGTGCGGCGAGTGTGCGGAAAAACAGAAGCAGGATTCTTTCAGCCACTCACGATTAAGGATGAACGCTTATAAAGGCCTCGCCAGTGCTGCTTATCTGTCACTGTCTAGTGAAGACCCTGTGCTCACAGCCCTGGAGCTCAGCAATGAGCTGGCACAACTCGCCAACATTGAGACTGAGTTCAAG AATGACTACAGGAAACTCTCCATGCAGTGTAAGGACTTTGTGGTTGGCGTTCTGGATCTCTGCAGAAACACGGAGGAAGTGGAGGCCATTCTGAATGGAGATGTAGACCAGAGCCCTCCGAGCGAACACCACCGGCCCTGCCTTAGCCGGGTTAAACTGGCCATTAAGTATGAAGTCAAAAAG TTTGTGGCTCATCCTAACTGCCAACAGCAGTTACTGACGCTGTGGTACGAGAATTTATCAGGCCTTAGGCAAACGTCAATTGGTGTGAAATGTTGGACAGTGCTGGGAGTGATGGTGGGCTTGCCATTTCTTGCCATTGCATATTGGATTATGCCCTGCAGCAAG GTGGGCCAGGTTCTCCGCAGCCCCTTTATGAAATTTGTAGCTCACGCAGTCTCATTCACCCTCTTTCTCGGTCTTCTTGTTCTCAATGCCTCTGACCGCTTCGCAGGAGTCAAAAACCTTCCTAACGAAACCATCACTGATCATCCGCGGCAAATCTTTCGCATCAAAACCACTCAGTTCTCTTGGACAGAGATGTTGATAATGAAGTGGGTACTGG GAATGATTTGGACGGAGTGCAAGGAGGTTTGGGCCGATGGGCCGCGTGAATACATTATGCATTTGTGGAATGTGTTAAACTTTGGCATGCTGTCGGTCTTCGTGGCATCATTCACTGCGCGGCTCATGGCTTTCCTGCGAGCCTCCCATGCACAGCTGTATGTGGATTTGCATGTGACCAATGCAGACTTGATCAATGCCTCATTACCAGCAGACGTGGCCTACTTCACTTATG CCAGGAACAGGTGGCTTCCCTCAGATCCTCAGCTCATCTCTGAGGGGTTGTACTCCATCGCTGTGGTACTCAGTTTCTCTCGTATCGCCTACGTTCTGCCAGCCAACGAGAGTTTCGGACCCTTACAAATATCCCTTGGGCGCACTgttaaggatatttttaaattcatggTCATATTTATCATGGTCTTCCTTGCCTTCATGATCGGCATGTTTAATTTGTATTCCTACTACTTAGGAGCAAAATACAACCCTGCTTTTACCAC GGTAGAAGAAAGCTTTAAAACGCTGTTCTGGTCCATCTTTGGTTTATCTGAGGTGATCTCTGTGGTCTTGAAGTACGATCATAAGTTCATTGAGAACATTGGTTACGTGCTTTATGGGGTCTATAATGTCACAATGGTGGTGGTCCTGCTTAATATGCTCATAGCCATGATTAACCACTCATACCAGGAAATTGAG GAGGATTCTGATGTAGAATGGAAGTTTGCTCGTGCAAAGCTGTGGCTCTCCTATTTTGATGAAGGCAGCACTCTTCCACCCCCGTTTAATCTAATGCCCAGCCCCAAATCCTTCTATTACATGGCTCAGCGCACCAAAGCATGCCTAGTGAGTTTATGCAAGGCCAGGGTCCGTAGCAACAGCAGCCAGCAGGACATGGGAATGGCCAATTCACGGTCTAAG AAACTCATGAAGCGCCTCATCAAGCGGTATGTCCTGAAAGCCCAAATTGACAGTGAAAGTGATGAGATCAATGAAG GCGAGTTGAAGGAAATCAAGCAGGACATTTCCAGCCTCCGCTATGAGCTCCTGGAGGAAAAGTCACAGGCCACTGAAGAACTTGCTGAACTGATCCAGGAGCTTGGAGACAAACTCAGCAAAGGAACCAAGAGACCATGA
- the trpc7a gene encoding short transient receptor potential channel 7a isoform X2 has protein sequence MQRRHTTLREKCRRQAVRGPAYMFSERGTSLTEEEERFLDAAEYGNIPVVRKMLEESKTLNVNCVDYMGQNALQLAVGNEHLEVTELLLKKEGLARVGDALLLAISKGYVRIVEAILAHPAFEGGLRLTLSPLEQELRDDDFYAYDEDGTRFSQDITPMILAAHCKEYEIVHILLLKGARIEKPHDYFCKCGECAEKQKQDSFSHSRLRMNAYKGLASAAYLSLSSEDPVLTALELSNELAQLANIETEFKNDYRKLSMQCKDFVVGVLDLCRNTEEVEAILNGDVDQSPPSEHHRPCLSRVKLAIKYEVKKFVAHPNCQQQLLTLWYENLSGLRQTSIGVKCWTVLGVMVGLPFLAIAYWIMPCSKVGQVLRSPFMKFVAHAVSFTLFLGLLVLNASDRFAGVKNLPNETITDHPRQIFRIKTTQFSWTEMLIMKWVLGMIWTECKEVWADGPREYIMHLWNVLNFGMLSVFVASFTARLMAFLRASHAQLYVDLHVTNADLINASLPADVAYFTYARNRWLPSDPQLISEGLYSIAVVLSFSRIAYVLPANESFGPLQISLGRTVKDIFKFMVIFIMVFLAFMIGMFNLYSYYLGAKYNPAFTTVEESFKTLFWSIFGLSEVISVVLKYDHKFIENIGYVLYGVYNVTMVVVLLNMLIAMINHSYQEIEEDSDVEWKFARAKLWLSYFDEGSTLPPPFNLMPSPKSFYYMAQRTKACLVSLCKARVRSNSSQQDMGMANSRSKVRGQQGFSNCSNPTRYQKLMKRLIKRYVLKAQIDSESDEINEGELKEIKQDISSLRYELLEEKSQATEELAELIQELGDKLSKGTKRP, from the exons ATGCAGCGCAGACACACCACCCTGAGAGAGAAATGTCGCAGGCAGGCCGTCCGTGGCCCCGCGTACATGTTCAGCGAGAGAGGCACCAGTCTGACCGAAGAGGAGGAGCGTTTCCTTGATGCCGCAGAGTACGGAAACATCCCCGTGGTCCGTAAGATGCTGGAGGAGTCCAAGACTCTGAATGTAAACTGTGTGGACTACATGggccagaatgcattgcagcttGCTGTAGGAAATGAGCATCTGGAGGTCACAGAACTGTTGCTGAAGAAAGAGGGGCTGGCAAGAGTGGGCGATGCCCTGCTGTTAGCCATTAGCAAGGGCTACGTGCGGATAGTGGAGGCCATCCTGGCCCATCCGGCATTCGAAGGCGGTCTCCGTCTGACTCTGAGTCCTCTGGAGCAAGAGCTACGAGATGACGACTTCTACGCATACGATGAGGACGGGACTCGCTTCTCCCAAGACATCACACCTATGATCCTGGCGGCCCACTGCAAAGAGTACGAGATTGTACACATCTTGTTACTCAAGGGGGCTCGCATTGAAAAACCCCACGACTATTTCTGCAAGTGCGGCGAGTGTGCGGAAAAACAGAAGCAGGATTCTTTCAGCCACTCACGATTAAGGATGAACGCTTATAAAGGCCTCGCCAGTGCTGCTTATCTGTCACTGTCTAGTGAAGACCCTGTGCTCACAGCCCTGGAGCTCAGCAATGAGCTGGCACAACTCGCCAACATTGAGACTGAGTTCAAG AATGACTACAGGAAACTCTCCATGCAGTGTAAGGACTTTGTGGTTGGCGTTCTGGATCTCTGCAGAAACACGGAGGAAGTGGAGGCCATTCTGAATGGAGATGTAGACCAGAGCCCTCCGAGCGAACACCACCGGCCCTGCCTTAGCCGGGTTAAACTGGCCATTAAGTATGAAGTCAAAAAG TTTGTGGCTCATCCTAACTGCCAACAGCAGTTACTGACGCTGTGGTACGAGAATTTATCAGGCCTTAGGCAAACGTCAATTGGTGTGAAATGTTGGACAGTGCTGGGAGTGATGGTGGGCTTGCCATTTCTTGCCATTGCATATTGGATTATGCCCTGCAGCAAG GTGGGCCAGGTTCTCCGCAGCCCCTTTATGAAATTTGTAGCTCACGCAGTCTCATTCACCCTCTTTCTCGGTCTTCTTGTTCTCAATGCCTCTGACCGCTTCGCAGGAGTCAAAAACCTTCCTAACGAAACCATCACTGATCATCCGCGGCAAATCTTTCGCATCAAAACCACTCAGTTCTCTTGGACAGAGATGTTGATAATGAAGTGGGTACTGG GAATGATTTGGACGGAGTGCAAGGAGGTTTGGGCCGATGGGCCGCGTGAATACATTATGCATTTGTGGAATGTGTTAAACTTTGGCATGCTGTCGGTCTTCGTGGCATCATTCACTGCGCGGCTCATGGCTTTCCTGCGAGCCTCCCATGCACAGCTGTATGTGGATTTGCATGTGACCAATGCAGACTTGATCAATGCCTCATTACCAGCAGACGTGGCCTACTTCACTTATG CCAGGAACAGGTGGCTTCCCTCAGATCCTCAGCTCATCTCTGAGGGGTTGTACTCCATCGCTGTGGTACTCAGTTTCTCTCGTATCGCCTACGTTCTGCCAGCCAACGAGAGTTTCGGACCCTTACAAATATCCCTTGGGCGCACTgttaaggatatttttaaattcatggTCATATTTATCATGGTCTTCCTTGCCTTCATGATCGGCATGTTTAATTTGTATTCCTACTACTTAGGAGCAAAATACAACCCTGCTTTTACCAC GGTAGAAGAAAGCTTTAAAACGCTGTTCTGGTCCATCTTTGGTTTATCTGAGGTGATCTCTGTGGTCTTGAAGTACGATCATAAGTTCATTGAGAACATTGGTTACGTGCTTTATGGGGTCTATAATGTCACAATGGTGGTGGTCCTGCTTAATATGCTCATAGCCATGATTAACCACTCATACCAGGAAATTGAG GAGGATTCTGATGTAGAATGGAAGTTTGCTCGTGCAAAGCTGTGGCTCTCCTATTTTGATGAAGGCAGCACTCTTCCACCCCCGTTTAATCTAATGCCCAGCCCCAAATCCTTCTATTACATGGCTCAGCGCACCAAAGCATGCCTAGTGAGTTTATGCAAGGCCAGGGTCCGTAGCAACAGCAGCCAGCAGGACATGGGAATGGCCAATTCACGGTCTAAGGTCAGAGGTCAGCAAGGGTTTTCAAATTGTTCAA ACCCCACACGATATCAA AAACTCATGAAGCGCCTCATCAAGCGGTATGTCCTGAAAGCCCAAATTGACAGTGAAAGTGATGAGATCAATGAAG GCGAGTTGAAGGAAATCAAGCAGGACATTTCCAGCCTCCGCTATGAGCTCCTGGAGGAAAAGTCACAGGCCACTGAAGAACTTGCTGAACTGATCCAGGAGCTTGGAGACAAACTCAGCAAAGGAACCAAGAGACCATGA
- the trpc7a gene encoding short transient receptor potential channel 7a isoform X3, whose translation MQRRHTTLREKCRRQAVRGPAYMFSERGTSLTEEEERFLDAAEYGNIPVVRKMLEESKTLNVNCVDYMGQNALQLAVGNEHLEVTELLLKKEGLARVGDALLLAISKGYVRIVEAILAHPAFEGGLRLTLSPLEQELRDDDFYAYDEDGTRFSQDITPMILAAHCKEYEIVHILLLKGARIEKPHDYFCKCGECAEKQKQDSFSHSRLRMNAYKGLASAAYLSLSSEDPVLTALELSNELAQLANIETEFKNDYRKLSMQCKDFVVGVLDLCRNTEEVEAILNGDVDQSPPSEHHRPCLSRVKLAIKYEVKKFVAHPNCQQQLLTLWYENLSGLRQTSIGVKCWTVLGVMVGLPFLAIAYWIMPCSKVGQVLRSPFMKFVAHAVSFTLFLGLLVLNASDRFAGVKNLPNETITDHPRQIFRIKTTQFSWTEMLIMKWVLGMIWTECKEVWADGPREYIMHLWNVLNFGMLSVFVASFTARLMAFLRASHAQLYVDLHVTNADLINASLPADVAYFTYARNRWLPSDPQLISEGLYSIAVVLSFSRIAYVLPANESFGPLQISLGRTVKDIFKFMVIFIMVFLAFMIGMFNLYSYYLGAKYNPAFTTVEESFKTLFWSIFGLSEVISVVLKYDHKFIENIGYVLYGVYNVTMVVVLLNMLIAMINHSYQEIEEDSDVEWKFARAKLWLSYFDEGSTLPPPFNLMPSPKSFYYMAQRTKACLVSLCKARVRSNSSQQDMGMANSRSKVRGQQGFSNCSNREMKLMKRLIKRYVLKAQIDSESDEINEGELKEIKQDISSLRYELLEEKSQATEELAELIQELGDKLSKGTKRP comes from the exons ATGCAGCGCAGACACACCACCCTGAGAGAGAAATGTCGCAGGCAGGCCGTCCGTGGCCCCGCGTACATGTTCAGCGAGAGAGGCACCAGTCTGACCGAAGAGGAGGAGCGTTTCCTTGATGCCGCAGAGTACGGAAACATCCCCGTGGTCCGTAAGATGCTGGAGGAGTCCAAGACTCTGAATGTAAACTGTGTGGACTACATGggccagaatgcattgcagcttGCTGTAGGAAATGAGCATCTGGAGGTCACAGAACTGTTGCTGAAGAAAGAGGGGCTGGCAAGAGTGGGCGATGCCCTGCTGTTAGCCATTAGCAAGGGCTACGTGCGGATAGTGGAGGCCATCCTGGCCCATCCGGCATTCGAAGGCGGTCTCCGTCTGACTCTGAGTCCTCTGGAGCAAGAGCTACGAGATGACGACTTCTACGCATACGATGAGGACGGGACTCGCTTCTCCCAAGACATCACACCTATGATCCTGGCGGCCCACTGCAAAGAGTACGAGATTGTACACATCTTGTTACTCAAGGGGGCTCGCATTGAAAAACCCCACGACTATTTCTGCAAGTGCGGCGAGTGTGCGGAAAAACAGAAGCAGGATTCTTTCAGCCACTCACGATTAAGGATGAACGCTTATAAAGGCCTCGCCAGTGCTGCTTATCTGTCACTGTCTAGTGAAGACCCTGTGCTCACAGCCCTGGAGCTCAGCAATGAGCTGGCACAACTCGCCAACATTGAGACTGAGTTCAAG AATGACTACAGGAAACTCTCCATGCAGTGTAAGGACTTTGTGGTTGGCGTTCTGGATCTCTGCAGAAACACGGAGGAAGTGGAGGCCATTCTGAATGGAGATGTAGACCAGAGCCCTCCGAGCGAACACCACCGGCCCTGCCTTAGCCGGGTTAAACTGGCCATTAAGTATGAAGTCAAAAAG TTTGTGGCTCATCCTAACTGCCAACAGCAGTTACTGACGCTGTGGTACGAGAATTTATCAGGCCTTAGGCAAACGTCAATTGGTGTGAAATGTTGGACAGTGCTGGGAGTGATGGTGGGCTTGCCATTTCTTGCCATTGCATATTGGATTATGCCCTGCAGCAAG GTGGGCCAGGTTCTCCGCAGCCCCTTTATGAAATTTGTAGCTCACGCAGTCTCATTCACCCTCTTTCTCGGTCTTCTTGTTCTCAATGCCTCTGACCGCTTCGCAGGAGTCAAAAACCTTCCTAACGAAACCATCACTGATCATCCGCGGCAAATCTTTCGCATCAAAACCACTCAGTTCTCTTGGACAGAGATGTTGATAATGAAGTGGGTACTGG GAATGATTTGGACGGAGTGCAAGGAGGTTTGGGCCGATGGGCCGCGTGAATACATTATGCATTTGTGGAATGTGTTAAACTTTGGCATGCTGTCGGTCTTCGTGGCATCATTCACTGCGCGGCTCATGGCTTTCCTGCGAGCCTCCCATGCACAGCTGTATGTGGATTTGCATGTGACCAATGCAGACTTGATCAATGCCTCATTACCAGCAGACGTGGCCTACTTCACTTATG CCAGGAACAGGTGGCTTCCCTCAGATCCTCAGCTCATCTCTGAGGGGTTGTACTCCATCGCTGTGGTACTCAGTTTCTCTCGTATCGCCTACGTTCTGCCAGCCAACGAGAGTTTCGGACCCTTACAAATATCCCTTGGGCGCACTgttaaggatatttttaaattcatggTCATATTTATCATGGTCTTCCTTGCCTTCATGATCGGCATGTTTAATTTGTATTCCTACTACTTAGGAGCAAAATACAACCCTGCTTTTACCAC GGTAGAAGAAAGCTTTAAAACGCTGTTCTGGTCCATCTTTGGTTTATCTGAGGTGATCTCTGTGGTCTTGAAGTACGATCATAAGTTCATTGAGAACATTGGTTACGTGCTTTATGGGGTCTATAATGTCACAATGGTGGTGGTCCTGCTTAATATGCTCATAGCCATGATTAACCACTCATACCAGGAAATTGAG GAGGATTCTGATGTAGAATGGAAGTTTGCTCGTGCAAAGCTGTGGCTCTCCTATTTTGATGAAGGCAGCACTCTTCCACCCCCGTTTAATCTAATGCCCAGCCCCAAATCCTTCTATTACATGGCTCAGCGCACCAAAGCATGCCTAGTGAGTTTATGCAAGGCCAGGGTCCGTAGCAACAGCAGCCAGCAGGACATGGGAATGGCCAATTCACGGTCTAAGGTCAGAGGTCAGCAAGGGTTTTCAAATTGTTCAAATCGAGAAATG AAACTCATGAAGCGCCTCATCAAGCGGTATGTCCTGAAAGCCCAAATTGACAGTGAAAGTGATGAGATCAATGAAG GCGAGTTGAAGGAAATCAAGCAGGACATTTCCAGCCTCCGCTATGAGCTCCTGGAGGAAAAGTCACAGGCCACTGAAGAACTTGCTGAACTGATCCAGGAGCTTGGAGACAAACTCAGCAAAGGAACCAAGAGACCATGA